In the genome of Chloroflexota bacterium, one region contains:
- a CDS encoding protein kinase, with protein MTLSIGENVGPYRVMAQLGQGGMATVYKAYHASLDRYVAIKVMHTAFKEDPTFLARFQREARVLAKLEHPNIVPIYDFAEHQGQPYLVMKYVEGDTLKARMANGAPSSDEILKVVDAVGAGLAYAHKQGVLHRDIKPSNVIITPDGQYYLSDFGLARIAGAGESTLSQDTMLGTPNYISPEQAKGVSDLDGRTDIYSFGVLLYEMIVGRVPYSGDTPFAIIHDHIYTPLPLPSSVNPSVPEPVERILLKALAKERDDRFSDASALVTAFHQALEGAGGAPVAPTPAPPSGPVSASSTATRRAPTAAPTVVATAKPDSPPATPAQKSNAWVWIVVAVAMLAVLGIGAMLIVPRILRNRNQLPTQAALITQPPPPPATDALSPTSVPVTEPPPTHIPPDNDRLLQLLNAVAANPNDVGLHLDLGQAYYEEKLTQDATREFQTAAELSQYDPKTYNDIFQRPFVRDDPVFLLNVLLPGLEQNRDSRELWLLVGPQLDRSAPLDHAEPTLLTYVATFPKEIAPKAALAEYYILHGQPVKARKLVEETRRDAPDSPTTHLISGELLAAEGRIDEAIAELQKVVDDPKAPEFLRRRAEDRINHLKGTPAP; from the coding sequence ATGACTCTCAGCATTGGCGAAAACGTTGGCCCCTATCGCGTGATGGCCCAACTGGGGCAGGGCGGCATGGCGACCGTGTACAAGGCCTACCATGCCAGCCTGGATCGCTACGTGGCGATCAAAGTGATGCACACCGCCTTCAAAGAAGACCCCACCTTCCTGGCTCGCTTCCAGCGCGAAGCGCGGGTGCTGGCTAAACTTGAGCATCCCAACATCGTGCCGATCTACGACTTCGCCGAGCACCAGGGCCAGCCGTATTTGGTGATGAAGTACGTGGAAGGCGACACGCTGAAAGCGCGAATGGCGAACGGCGCGCCCTCCAGCGACGAAATTCTCAAAGTGGTGGACGCCGTCGGCGCCGGACTGGCTTACGCCCACAAGCAGGGCGTCCTGCATCGCGACATCAAACCCTCCAACGTCATCATCACCCCCGACGGCCAATACTATCTTTCCGACTTCGGCCTGGCCCGCATTGCCGGGGCAGGCGAGAGCACCCTCTCGCAGGACACGATGCTGGGCACGCCCAACTACATCTCGCCGGAACAGGCCAAAGGCGTGAGCGACCTCGACGGGCGCACCGACATTTATTCGTTTGGCGTTTTGTTATACGAGATGATTGTCGGGCGTGTGCCCTACAGCGGCGACACGCCCTTTGCCATCATCCACGATCACATTTACACGCCCCTGCCATTGCCCAGCTCCGTCAACCCCAGCGTGCCAGAGCCGGTAGAACGTATTCTGCTTAAGGCGCTGGCGAAAGAGCGTGATGATCGATTCTCGGACGCCTCGGCGCTGGTGACGGCGTTTCATCAGGCGCTTGAAGGAGCAGGCGGCGCGCCGGTTGCCCCGACTCCTGCGCCCCCCTCCGGGCCGGTGTCGGCGTCCAGCACCGCCACCCGGCGCGCGCCCACCGCCGCGCCGACGGTTGTGGCGACGGCCAAACCTGATTCACCACCAGCCACCCCGGCGCAAAAAAGCAATGCCTGGGTTTGGATCGTCGTCGCGGTTGCCATGTTGGCCGTTCTCGGAATCGGGGCGATGTTGATCGTGCCGCGCATTCTGCGAAACCGGAATCAGTTGCCGACTCAGGCGGCCCTGATCACCCAACCGCCGCCCCCGCCGGCGACGGACGCTCTGTCGCCCACAAGTGTTCCCGTTACCGAGCCTCCACCGACACATATTCCGCCGGACAATGATCGTCTGCTTCAACTCTTAAATGCTGTAGCCGCCAACCCGAATGATGTCGGCCTGCATCTCGATCTGGGTCAGGCCTACTACGAAGAAAAGCTCACTCAGGACGCGACCCGTGAATTTCAAACTGCCGCCGAGTTGAGCCAGTACGATCCCAAAACCTACAATGATATTTTTCAGCGCCCTTTTGTGCGCGATGATCCGGTGTTCCTGCTCAACGTGCTCCTGCCCGGCCTTGAACAGAATCGCGATAGCAGAGAGTTGTGGCTACTGGTCGGGCCACAGTTGGATCGCTCTGCGCCGCTTGACCATGCCGAGCCGACTCTGCTGACTTATGTGGCGACGTTCCCCAAAGAGATCGCGCCCAAAGCGGCGCTGGCTGAGTATTACATCCTTCACGGCCAGCCGGTGAAAGCCAGGAAGCTGGTTGAAGAGACGCGGCGCGATGCGCCGGATTCTCCGACTACCCATTTGATCAGCGGCGAACTTCTGGCGGCAGAGGGCCGAATTGACGAGGCCATCGCCGAACTGCAAAAGGTCGTGGATGACCCGAAGGCCCCCGAGTTTTTGCGCCGCCGCGCTGAAGATCGCATCAATCACCTGAAAGGAACTCCTGCCCCTTGA
- a CDS encoding choice-of-anchor D domain-containing protein, translated as MLVLTVAAMLFSLAQFNATAALAAPAFAAVTPAAVSPTLNQFGFPDWYQDTTGTRLDSCLDINDPFCVVLPNPGVFDPALPMDMPDNFPDEFFYSVIDSDKLTTPGCNGTRPGKAFLRIAVEGAFVNGLPADNEQMVFGRVRVRITSGLCPNTAYTFTHPFGTMTLTTNEFGGTRVVDGTQDIGCAPVSPQTCDFSLALRGPVNQSFLRWDPAVAPAAPVGYLGDAITLHTITGATYEPGGAGTGFANYFAISDAVGEVLRSDQFTVMGREAGPVLANTALVDFGGQNINTGLSPARLVTLTNVGVNPLTISAISATPALRFVATDPNACIGRALARDESCAVAVQFDPTVVGQLAGALSITHNGIRSPFIVALAGTGTNPGNEAILTPTPLSLNFGSVRIRTQSLAQRVRVKNTGVAPLQISSAAFMDTIQSGDAAQFVKTSDKCTNVVVQPAKTCDINVAVRPTGNGPLNAVLHLVANVSGGPVDITLTAIGTGGIAAVSAVIDQATGYPTWYQDENGLRISECIDPSDPFCVVLADEFYDPSLPLQGRTEFANFPTEFFYTVADSDLITTPGCANSNPPIPAGRAFIRSAVEAAFVNPAPTDGEQMVFGRVRIVVRGGLCPDTTYTFTHPYGQTLLTTDDQGSIKPAAGTVDIGCFPVAPDLCNFADALQSPVLASFVQWDPAVAPAAPAGYIGDAATLHRITGSPVNNNFFRIDGPTSVGGASVTIGQTTLFTVMGKLNGPLVANPSSVAFPPYTVGVASGNEQITLTNEGITSLTINSLVLGGPNAGDFIPDGGCNNAFFGGTMVLAAGASCNFNVLFAPTAAGSRDAWITVNHTGRNTGFRITMNGVGRVASGPAISVSPASLAFTDLHTGQVSQSMSITVSNLGGLEPLVVGLPTVNSAEFQLENNCIDPVAIDGTCTIKVRFAPTVGGLSSGTIDIPSNVVGAVTTVAVSGRGFAGAPAVSATIRSDGFADWYQDDNGVRVEPCLNASDPNCIVLADAGFDPGLPLVFPTNYPSEFFYQIADSDLVPTDGCGGTTAPGTAHLRMALEGSFAGAIPEVGQQITFARIRIVVTRGLCANTSYTFTTPYGIVGPFLTNTVGGIPANAGTTDIDPPIPSPVLNNGLLRWDPAFAPAAPAGYLGDAISLHRIVGSRYIVVGETEPANYFAIDGTAMRTDLFSVSGKLAGPIMSAPASLDFGNVNELSVSPDQTVTLTNVSPDSVSNFVPTLSGPNAGDFQVTGGTCGVGAIGQDQSCTVTVRFAPQAIVNPSELKSATLTVAHSGLNSPATVALSGTAINVALPAVTLSPTSVTFASQNVGTVSASVNVTVTNSGTADLHVASATLIGANPGDFQLTNNCVLAVIPGGACTLQVAFAPTAGGARTAQIQLIDDAPTSPQLVNLSGTGVQASLSLSPTSLSFSAGLGGSSTKSVNITNTGTANLTILSLTISGSTTFTVAGHNCGAAILPGKNCTVNVRFAPTSRINFVGTLVITSNASGSPHSVALSGTGK; from the coding sequence ATGCTTGTGTTGACGGTCGCGGCGATGCTCTTTAGCCTGGCTCAGTTTAATGCCACAGCAGCGCTCGCCGCTCCGGCGTTCGCCGCAGTGACTCCAGCCGCGGTGTCGCCGACCCTGAACCAATTCGGCTTCCCGGATTGGTATCAGGACACCACAGGCACACGTCTCGACTCGTGCCTGGATATCAATGACCCGTTCTGCGTGGTCTTGCCCAACCCGGGCGTGTTCGACCCGGCGCTCCCGATGGACATGCCGGATAACTTCCCCGACGAGTTCTTCTACTCGGTGATCGACTCCGACAAGCTCACCACGCCCGGCTGTAATGGCACCCGGCCCGGCAAAGCCTTCCTGCGCATCGCAGTTGAGGGCGCGTTCGTCAATGGACTGCCTGCGGATAACGAGCAAATGGTCTTCGGAAGAGTTCGCGTCCGCATAACCAGCGGCCTGTGCCCGAATACCGCGTATACCTTCACACACCCCTTCGGCACAATGACGCTGACCACGAATGAATTCGGTGGAACCCGGGTGGTTGACGGAACCCAGGATATCGGTTGCGCGCCCGTGTCACCCCAGACTTGTGACTTCTCCCTTGCTCTGCGCGGCCCGGTAAACCAGAGCTTTCTGCGCTGGGACCCCGCCGTCGCTCCCGCCGCGCCTGTCGGCTACCTCGGTGACGCTATCACCTTGCACACAATCACCGGCGCAACCTATGAACCCGGCGGAGCCGGCACCGGCTTTGCCAATTACTTCGCCATTTCTGACGCTGTTGGCGAGGTGTTGCGCTCTGACCAGTTCACGGTGATGGGCCGGGAAGCCGGCCCGGTTCTCGCCAACACCGCTCTCGTTGACTTCGGCGGCCAGAACATCAACACCGGCCTAAGCCCGGCCCGGCTTGTGACACTGACCAATGTTGGCGTCAACCCGCTGACCATCAGCGCCATCTCCGCCACCCCGGCCCTGCGCTTCGTCGCCACCGATCCCAATGCTTGTATTGGCCGTGCCCTGGCCCGCGATGAATCTTGCGCCGTCGCTGTTCAATTCGACCCAACTGTTGTTGGACAACTGGCTGGCGCTTTGAGCATTACGCATAATGGCATTCGCTCGCCGTTCATTGTGGCCCTGGCCGGCACCGGCACCAACCCCGGAAATGAAGCCATCCTTACCCCCACGCCTCTGTCACTCAACTTCGGCAGCGTGCGCATTCGCACTCAATCACTCGCTCAGCGCGTACGGGTGAAGAACACCGGCGTAGCTCCGTTGCAAATTTCGAGCGCCGCCTTCATGGACACCATTCAATCTGGTGATGCGGCCCAGTTTGTGAAAACCTCCGACAAGTGCACGAACGTTGTCGTCCAGCCTGCCAAGACCTGCGATATCAATGTGGCCGTGCGGCCCACAGGCAACGGTCCATTGAACGCCGTCCTGCATCTCGTGGCAAACGTCAGCGGCGGGCCTGTGGATATCACCCTCACCGCAATCGGCACGGGCGGCATCGCCGCAGTCTCCGCCGTGATTGACCAGGCGACCGGCTACCCCACCTGGTACCAGGACGAGAACGGCCTGCGCATCAGCGAGTGTATTGACCCGAGCGACCCCTTCTGCGTCGTGCTGGCTGACGAGTTCTACGACCCGTCCCTGCCGTTGCAGGGGAGGACCGAGTTCGCCAACTTCCCCACCGAGTTCTTCTACACCGTAGCGGACTCGGACCTCATCACCACCCCCGGATGTGCGAACAGCAACCCGCCCATCCCGGCCGGACGCGCCTTCATACGCTCGGCAGTGGAGGCGGCCTTCGTCAACCCTGCGCCGACCGACGGCGAGCAGATGGTCTTTGGCCGTGTCCGCATCGTGGTGCGCGGCGGCTTGTGCCCGGACACCACCTACACCTTTACCCATCCCTATGGGCAGACGCTTCTGACCACCGACGATCAAGGCTCCATCAAGCCGGCCGCCGGCACCGTTGACATTGGTTGTTTCCCGGTCGCGCCTGACCTGTGCAACTTTGCCGATGCTCTGCAAAGCCCGGTTCTTGCCAGCTTTGTGCAATGGGATCCGGCGGTGGCCCCTGCCGCGCCTGCGGGTTACATCGGCGACGCAGCAACACTGCACCGCATCACCGGCAGTCCAGTCAACAACAACTTCTTCCGCATTGATGGCCCAACTTCGGTCGGCGGCGCGAGCGTGACGATCGGCCAGACGACGCTCTTCACCGTGATGGGCAAGCTCAACGGCCCGCTCGTGGCCAACCCCAGCAGTGTGGCCTTCCCGCCTTACACAGTGGGCGTCGCTAGCGGCAACGAGCAGATCACGCTCACCAACGAGGGCATCACCTCGCTGACCATCAACAGCCTGGTTCTGGGCGGCCCCAACGCCGGCGACTTCATCCCCGACGGTGGCTGTAACAACGCCTTCTTCGGCGGGACGATGGTCCTGGCCGCGGGCGCCAGTTGTAACTTCAACGTGCTGTTTGCTCCGACCGCCGCCGGCAGCCGCGACGCATGGATCACCGTCAACCACACCGGGCGCAACACCGGCTTCAGGATCACGATGAACGGCGTTGGCCGCGTCGCGAGCGGGCCGGCGATCTCGGTCAGCCCGGCTTCACTTGCCTTCACCGATCTTCACACCGGCCAGGTCAGCCAGTCCATGTCAATCACGGTCTCGAACCTGGGCGGCCTGGAGCCGCTCGTGGTTGGCCTTCCCACGGTCAACAGCGCAGAGTTCCAGCTCGAGAACAACTGCATTGACCCGGTAGCCATTGACGGGACCTGCACCATCAAGGTGCGCTTCGCGCCCACCGTCGGCGGCCTCTCCAGCGGGACAATCGACATCCCGAGCAACGTCGTCGGCGCAGTGACCACCGTCGCCGTCAGCGGACGCGGCTTCGCCGGCGCGCCTGCAGTGTCGGCTACGATCCGCTCCGACGGGTTTGCCGACTGGTACCAGGATGACAATGGCGTGCGCGTCGAGCCGTGCCTCAACGCCAGCGATCCCAACTGCATCGTGCTCGCCGACGCCGGCTTCGACCCGGGGCTGCCGCTCGTCTTCCCCACCAACTACCCGAGCGAGTTCTTCTACCAGATCGCCGACTCCGACCTGGTGCCCACAGACGGTTGTGGCGGCACGACAGCACCCGGCACTGCGCACCTGCGTATGGCGCTCGAAGGCTCCTTCGCCGGCGCCATCCCGGAAGTCGGCCAGCAGATTACCTTCGCTCGCATCCGCATCGTCGTAACTCGCGGGTTGTGCGCGAACACCTCGTACACCTTCACCACGCCGTACGGGATCGTAGGCCCCTTCCTGACCAACACAGTTGGCGGCATCCCCGCCAACGCCGGCACAACCGACATTGATCCCCCGATCCCCAGCCCAGTGCTGAACAACGGCCTCCTGCGCTGGGACCCGGCCTTCGCCCCGGCAGCGCCCGCTGGCTACCTCGGCGACGCCATCAGCTTGCATCGCATCGTCGGGTCACGCTACATCGTAGTTGGCGAGACCGAGCCGGCGAACTACTTCGCCATTGATGGCACGGCCATGCGAACCGACTTGTTCTCCGTCTCGGGCAAACTCGCCGGGCCGATCATGAGTGCGCCGGCGAGCCTCGACTTCGGCAATGTGAACGAGCTTTCCGTCAGCCCAGACCAGACGGTCACACTGACGAACGTCTCACCTGACAGTGTTTCTAACTTCGTCCCAACGCTCTCTGGCCCGAATGCAGGTGACTTCCAGGTCACCGGCGGAACCTGTGGAGTGGGCGCGATCGGACAGGACCAATCTTGTACCGTAACCGTCCGCTTTGCCCCGCAGGCAATCGTGAACCCGTCTGAGCTTAAATCCGCCACACTCACGGTTGCTCACTCCGGGCTGAACTCGCCCGCCACAGTGGCGCTCTCCGGCACGGCGATTAACGTGGCCCTGCCCGCCGTCACTCTCAGCCCGACAAGTGTGACCTTCGCCAGCCAGAATGTAGGCACCGTTAGCGCCTCAGTGAACGTCACAGTCACAAACTCAGGTACCGCGGATCTCCACGTGGCCTCGGCGACGCTGATCGGCGCAAATCCGGGCGACTTCCAACTCACGAACAACTGTGTCCTGGCCGTCATCCCCGGCGGCGCCTGCACCCTGCAGGTTGCCTTCGCCCCGACTGCCGGCGGCGCAAGGACGGCTCAGATCCAACTGATTGACGACGCCCCGACCAGTCCGCAACTCGTCAATCTCTCCGGCACCGGCGTACAAGCCAGCCTGAGCCTCTCGCCAACCTCACTCAGCTTCAGCGCCGGCCTGGGCGGCAGTTCGACGAAGTCGGTCAACATCACGAATACCGGAACGGCGAACCTCACGATCCTAAGTCTCACGATTAGCGGTTCAACCACGTTCACCGTCGCCGGCCATAACTGCGGCGCCGCGATCCTGCCTGGGAAGAACTGCACCGTGAACGTGCGCTTTGCTCCGACCTCCCGGATTAACTTTGTCGGCACGCTCGTCATCACCAGCAATGCCTCCGGGTCACCGCACTCGGTCGCGTTGTCGGGGACGGGGAAGTAA
- a CDS encoding SCO family protein yields MHPRVFPFRITALAILLIIATASCSALKPSLKGAVVSPTVTAADINLTDHNGQPFQLSQFRGKVTLIFFGFSNCVAECPATMAIIKQALETVGDASKDVIVVMVSTDPANDTPQSMKEFMEKFNPAFLGLLGTPNELAKAWQDYGVAVLDGFGTHSSFTYVVDKKGDLREIFSPDTSSDDIAADLEVLLAEN; encoded by the coding sequence ATGCATCCTCGTGTTTTTCCATTCAGAATTACAGCGCTGGCAATACTCCTGATCATTGCAACCGCATCCTGCTCGGCGCTAAAACCTTCCCTCAAGGGCGCTGTCGTTTCGCCAACTGTCACTGCCGCTGATATTAATTTGACCGATCATAATGGACAGCCTTTTCAACTTAGCCAATTTCGCGGCAAAGTCACACTGATCTTTTTCGGCTTTTCAAACTGTGTTGCTGAATGTCCTGCGACAATGGCCATAATAAAGCAAGCTCTTGAGACGGTCGGCGACGCCTCAAAAGATGTAATCGTTGTAATGGTCAGCACCGATCCTGCGAATGATACGCCCCAATCAATGAAAGAGTTCATGGAGAAATTCAACCCGGCATTTCTTGGTTTACTCGGCACGCCCAATGAATTAGCGAAGGCCTGGCAGGATTACGGAGTAGCGGTTCTGGATGGTTTTGGCACGCACTCAAGCTTCACCTATGTAGTAGATAAGAAAGGCGATCTGCGTGAAATCTTTTCGCCCGACACATCATCCGATGATATTGCAGCTGATCTAGAAGTTCTGCTGGCAGAGAATTAA
- a CDS encoding multicopper oxidase domain-containing protein encodes MSKKKINQTQFSRRDFLKLGVAGAAAVTLTGSRLFKVVSTAKAVDTFYTEAYPTSPLILSPFQDVLPIPKALAPVAKSEVNSWANPPGSSVGQQNSYGSEAHQIWPNKIGYPDPLVYKIELRVNTHSFTTSQVLPIGKDGRPTASFDASGNSYQAGSVRTLPASTIYGFNGTFPGPRINAEYGKPALIRFVNHLDENPDNLDRQDFGAPDYSFLTHLHNGHTAPESDGNPNYSMRYGPKDHGYQPGTWCDNLYLNWPAGGDDREKQSFLWFHDHRMDHTGANVYKGMVGLYPIYDPKNNMDMGDETRGLRLPGVRTNNPDGSFDVEYDIPLAFYDCRLDDGVTLHNDVHDSEFPTANPQAHPEWWGKTFFKHFPSKGFVGDIFTVNGTAYPVLEVKRRKYRMRFLDASIARIYEFKLMASTNGPKTAASLGYSGDELQGQYRIPDGQQCMKFIQIASDGGLIPAPITRDSFELWPAKRREFIIDFTKYMDGTPTTKGDVIYLTNVMKMGDGRMWASSSRFSPDPNYKIPVLKIVIGDDAPDDSLIPTTLRPVPNFPSVDWKKLLDNRKIFEVQRGSFGGEIEWLINGMPFDPATVARSLKNPAGKTPLAQQKLGSFDAWEIRNGGGGWVHPFHLHMEEHRVLMRNGKAVPPVDRGHPDDNSREDVIALDPGESVIVGRYFRDFVGPYVAHCHNLAHEDHAMMFGWEVVP; translated from the coding sequence ATGTCCAAGAAAAAGATTAACCAGACCCAGTTTTCCCGCCGAGACTTTTTGAAGTTGGGGGTGGCGGGAGCAGCGGCGGTCACCCTGACCGGCTCGCGGTTGTTCAAGGTCGTCTCCACAGCAAAGGCGGTTGACACGTTCTACACCGAAGCCTATCCAACCAGCCCGTTAATCCTCTCCCCGTTTCAGGATGTGTTGCCCATTCCGAAGGCTTTGGCCCCAGTGGCAAAGTCAGAAGTCAATAGCTGGGCGAACCCGCCAGGTTCAAGCGTTGGCCAGCAGAATTCCTACGGCAGTGAGGCCCATCAGATTTGGCCGAACAAGATCGGGTATCCCGACCCGCTTGTCTACAAGATCGAACTACGGGTGAACACCCATAGCTTCACCACCTCCCAGGTGCTGCCTATCGGTAAAGATGGCAGGCCGACGGCGTCGTTCGATGCGAGTGGCAACTCTTATCAAGCCGGTTCAGTCAGGACTTTGCCAGCCAGCACCATCTATGGATTCAACGGCACGTTCCCAGGTCCTCGCATCAATGCCGAGTATGGCAAGCCGGCCCTCATCCGCTTCGTGAACCACCTGGACGAGAACCCAGATAACCTCGACCGTCAGGACTTTGGGGCTCCCGACTATTCGTTCCTTACCCATCTGCACAACGGCCACACGGCGCCGGAGAGCGATGGCAACCCGAACTACAGCATGAGGTATGGGCCAAAGGATCACGGCTACCAGCCCGGAACGTGGTGCGATAACCTTTATCTTAACTGGCCTGCAGGCGGAGATGATCGCGAGAAACAGTCGTTCCTCTGGTTCCACGATCATCGCATGGATCACACCGGGGCTAACGTATATAAGGGCATGGTCGGTCTTTACCCGATCTATGATCCCAAGAACAACATGGATATGGGCGACGAGACCAGGGGGCTGCGCCTGCCCGGCGTCCGGACGAACAACCCGGATGGCTCCTTCGACGTCGAATACGACATCCCGCTCGCCTTTTATGACTGCCGCCTCGACGACGGAGTCACCTTACACAACGATGTCCACGATTCCGAGTTCCCGACCGCTAACCCCCAGGCCCATCCGGAGTGGTGGGGCAAGACCTTCTTCAAGCACTTCCCCAGCAAAGGCTTCGTCGGGGATATTTTCACCGTCAACGGGACGGCCTACCCGGTGCTGGAGGTCAAGCGGCGCAAGTACCGCATGCGCTTCCTCGATGCCTCGATCGCCCGAATCTACGAATTCAAGTTGATGGCCTCAACCAATGGGCCTAAGACAGCGGCTTCGCTTGGCTACTCCGGCGATGAACTTCAGGGACAGTACCGCATCCCCGATGGGCAACAGTGCATGAAGTTTATCCAGATCGCAAGCGACGGCGGCCTGATCCCGGCCCCGATCACCCGTGATTCCTTCGAGTTGTGGCCTGCGAAGCGCCGTGAGTTTATTATTGACTTTACCAAGTACATGGACGGGACACCGACCACGAAGGGCGACGTGATCTACCTGACGAACGTGATGAAGATGGGAGATGGCCGCATGTGGGCCTCCTCCTCCCGCTTCTCACCGGACCCGAACTACAAGATACCGGTTCTAAAGATCGTGATCGGGGACGACGCGCCGGATGATAGCCTGATCCCCACAACCCTGCGCCCAGTGCCGAATTTCCCTTCGGTGGATTGGAAGAAACTGCTGGATAACCGCAAGATATTCGAGGTACAGCGAGGCAGTTTCGGCGGGGAGATCGAATGGCTGATCAACGGTATGCCCTTTGACCCCGCTACAGTGGCGCGGAGCCTCAAAAACCCTGCCGGCAAAACACCGCTCGCTCAACAAAAATTGGGAAGCTTCGACGCCTGGGAGATTCGCAATGGCGGCGGCGGCTGGGTTCACCCGTTCCACCTTCATATGGAAGAGCACCGAGTTCTCATGCGTAACGGGAAGGCGGTTCCCCCGGTGGATCGGGGACACCCTGACGACAATTCAAGAGAGGATGTCATCGCCCTGGACCCAGGTGAGTCGGTGATCGTCGGGAGATATTTCCGCGACTTTGTCGGCCCGTACGTGGCCCACTGCCACAACCTGGCGCACGAGGACCACGCCATGATGTTCGGGTGGGAGGTGGTTCCGTAG